DNA from Geobacillus vulcani PSS1:
TCCTCTCTTCTTCCGACTCAGCAGCCGACCGCACCGCCGCAAAATCGGAAATGATCGGCGGCGGGGAAAGCAGTTCCTCATCCGGCTCGACGCTGCTTGCTTCAGCCGGCTCGTCTTCCCGCTTTGCGGCCGCCCGCCGCGAGCGCCGGCTTCGGCCGCCGTTGGCCTTGCGCCTCCTCCCCGCCCGCCATTGCTTTATATCTTCGACAAACGCCAACCATTCTTTTCTCACAAACGCTGCGGCCAAAGCAACCCATTTGCCGGCCGTCTCGCGCAGCGATTTCCCGGTCAGCACGACAAAGCCGACGATGAACAGAAGGAAACAAATCCATTTCGTCCCGGGCAAATCAAACAGCTGGTAGCTGGCGGCAAATAACAGCGCGCCGACCATTCCGCCCCCTAAATCCACATCGGCTGCCTTGCCGCTTGCTTCGTTCCAAAACAGCCCCCACGTCGTCCGAATGACGCTCGGATCAAGCTCGCCGCGCCGCGACATGAGTTCAAACAGCTTGTCATGGCTCAAAAGCAGGAGCGCCGCAGCAATGGCCGAAGCGCCGACAAACGGGCGGCCCGTCCATGACGGCCACTCCCGCCGCCACATGAGGAGGAGCGATAATAGGAAAAGTCCGCCTACTAATAGCATGTACCATTCGCCGAAAAAAAAGCGGCTCACGAGCACGAGCGTCTCCCCGACAAGCCCGAGGCGGGCCATCGCCACGACGGCGACCGCGAGCAAGCCAAGGCCGATCAATTCAAAGCGGATGGTTTCCGTCCAAGGCTGCGTTTTTGACGGCTTCCCTTTTCTTCTTCGCTTTCGTTTCGCCATGATCGTTCACTCCAGCATGAATGAATTGGCAAGCCGGAAAAAAGCAGCCATTGTTGGCTGCTTTTTTCCGTTTGTTTACTATTATATCATGAACGGCCGAACAATTCATTACGATGTTGCCGCTGAAGCCGGAAATCGCGCCCCAGGCGCATATTTGGCGTTTAAAAAATGGGACGGATTGGTGCTTAAGTTTTGCACGATTTCATATTCTCCCGTTTCTACCGCTTGGACGAGAAACGGGATGCCATCGTAATGCACCATTTTCCGCTTCTCATAAGCGGCGGCATCGACCGGAAAAATCAAATGTTCG
Protein-coding regions in this window:
- a CDS encoding YlzJ-like family protein, with the translated sequence MILYTIMPEHLIFPVDAAAYEKRKMVHYDGIPFLVQAVETGEYEIVQNLSTNPSHFLNAKYAPGARFPASAATS